In the genome of Microcoleus vaginatus PCC 9802, the window AGCGCTCAAAGCAGTGAATTTCGGCCTCATATAAAGCGGATAAACTTTATTAAAAGCAGTGTTTCCCGGCCCAATTCCGAGAATTGGTCGATCGCGAATCATGTCAATCACCGCCGTCCAAACATTAATCCGAAAATTGTTGCTGCTGTCACCTCGGCCGATAAACATACTCGAAACTCGATCGCGCAGAGGTTCCACTAAAGCCACTCCCAGAATTAAGGCTCCCGCCAAACCTCCTAACCCTAACGGCAGCGCCCAAGTTCGCCAGAACCGAGGCATCAAAGGGCTGTACCAGTACCACAGCAGCACTAAAAATACCACCAGTAGAGCCACAAAACCGATCCAAGCACCCCGGCTATCGGTGTAGCGCAAACACGCGCAATTCACCACCAGCATCGTCAGCGCTAAAATTTTTGTTCCCCATCCTTTCCACACAAAAAGTGCGGCGGCGCTCAATGCAATGGCCGGCAGTAAATAGGAACCAAGCAAGTTAGGATTTCCCAGAAAGCTGTAAACTCGCGTGACATTGGCTTGAGTAGAAGTCGGATCGTTCCAAGTAGCTAATGGTGGCACTTTGTCAATCCACTGCCGCACGCCGTAGAAACTGACAATTAAAGAGACGTTCAAAAATACGGCAATTAACCACGATCGCCAACGGGGCGATCGCAATATCCGAGCCATCAGCGCAAAAAACAGCAAATACAGCGTTAGCTTGCTCCAACCACTAGCAGCGGCGACTTTGACCGGCGACATCGCCGTTGCGACGGTGGCAATGCCCCAGTACAGCAGTACCAGCAAATGAATCGGCGTGAAGGGAATCTCGCGATCGTCCGAAACAGTCAGCAGCACCCAAAATGCAGCGCTAGCCGCCATCAACACCCCCACCAAGGCATTGTTTACAAACGGCGCAAAACCGAAAGTCAAGGCCAGCAAA includes:
- the ictB gene encoding putative bicarbonate transporter, IctB family produces the protein MNSVWQQLTLANLPLSQWQSRSYLFNLAIGSLRSWRQSSWLMQWAEPLGFVLLALTFGFAPFVNNALVGVLMAASAAFWVLLTVSDDREIPFTPIHLLVLLYWGIATVATAMSPVKVAAASGWSKLTLYLLFFALMARILRSPRWRSWLIAVFLNVSLIVSFYGVRQWIDKVPPLATWNDPTSTQANVTRVYSFLGNPNLLGSYLLPAIALSAAALFVWKGWGTKILALTMLVVNCACLRYTDSRGAWIGFVALLVVFLVLLWYWYSPLMPRFWRTWALPLGLGGLAGALILGVALVEPLRDRVSSMFIGRGDSSNNFRINVWTAVIDMIRDRPILGIGPGNTAFNKVYPLYMRPKFTALSAYSVLLEIAVETGFIGLMCFLWLMTVTVNQGLLQIKHLRDSQFKISSLEEESENPKSKIPNLKSSQGFWLIGAIATLAGMMAHGFVDTVWYRPEVNMLWWLMVAIIASFYSNSHQQQQDSALTEGE